The Megalobrama amblycephala isolate DHTTF-2021 linkage group LG7, ASM1881202v1, whole genome shotgun sequence genome window below encodes:
- the sh3gl2a gene encoding SH3 domain containing GRB2 like 2a, endophilin A1: MSVAGLKKQFHKATQRVSEKVGGAEGTKLDEDFMEMEKKVDTTTRAVMDIMTKTTEYLQPNPATRAKMSMMSSMSKIRGGDKGPGYTQTEVILGESMQKFGRELGEESCFGVALIDVGEAMRELGEVKDALDMEVKQNFIDPLQNMYDKDLKEIQHHLKKLEGRRLDFDYKKKRQGKVTEDEIKQALEKFDDSKEIAEQSMFNLLESDIEQVSQLSALVQAQVNYHRQAAEILQQLSSKIEDRIREASCKPRREYVPKPRNSLDLSENHNGNIGHSGPSRSPAPMDQPCCRALYDFDPENEGEIGFKEGDIITLTSKVDDNWYEGTVNGQSGFFPVNYVDILVALPH; the protein is encoded by the exons AGAGTTAGTGAGAAGGTTGGAGGTGCAGAAGGAACTAAATTAGATGAAGACTTTATGGAAATGGAAAAG AAAGTTGACACCACCACAAGGGCAGTGATGGACATTATGACCAAGACAACGGAGTACCTGCAACCCAATCCAG CAACTCGTGCCAAGATGAGTATGATGAGCTCCATGTCTAAAATCCGTGGAGGAGATAAAGGTCCCGGctacacacagactgaagtcATCCTGGGAGAGTCCATGCAAAAGTTTGGCAGGGAACTCGGGGAGGAATCCTGCTTTG GTGTGGCCCTGATTGACGTTGGAGAAGCCATGCGAGAGCTGGGTGAAGTTAAAGATGCTCTAGACATGGAAGTCAAGCAAAACTTTATTGATCCCTTGCAGAATATGTATGATAAAGACTTAAAAGAAATCCAG CATCACCTGAAGAAGCTGGAAGGGCGACGGTTGGACTTTGACTATAAGAAGAAAAGGCAAGGAAAAGTCACAGAAGATGAGATCAAACAAGCCCTGGAGAAGTTTGATGACTCAAAGGAGATTGCAGAACAAAGCATGTTTAACCTTCTGGAGAGTGAT ATTGAACAAGTGAGTCAGCTTTCTGCTTTGGTCCAAGCTCAGGTGAACTACCACAGACAGGCAGCAGAGATCCTTCAGCAGCTCTCCAGCAAGATAGAGGACAG aATAAGAGAGGCTTCTTGTAAGCCAAGAAGAGAGTATGTCCCCAAACCTCGCAACTCCTTGGATTTGAGCGAGAACCACAATGGGAATATTGGTCACAGTGGCCCTTCTAGATCACCag CTCCAATGGACCAGCCTTGCTGTCGGGCACTTTATGATTTTGACCCTGAAAATGAGGGTGAGATAGGCTTCAAGGAAGGTGATATCATCACCTTAACCAGCAAGGTTGATGACAACTGGTATGAAGGAACGGTCAATGGGCAATCTGGTTTCTTCCCTGTCAACTATGTAGATATCCTGGTAGCTTTGCCCCACTAA